One Bremerella sp. JC817 genomic window carries:
- a CDS encoding FAD-dependent oxidoreductase, with amino-acid sequence MISASRPEHVLIVGSGIVGIACAHYLSKQGLKVTVIDRSTIAGACSHGNCGYICPSHVLPLTEPEALGTAFKSLFQPNAPFRVKPRFSPAMWNWMWQFARRCNHRQMLTAGVALKAILDSAMSEYRELLKSEPIECEWKETGLLYVLQTAKGMRAFAETDRMLTDHFGVSARRIDGSELANFEPALKDNLAGAFHYEGDASVRPDLLNSQWAELLKQRGVTFLENCELKHIEKAGGRIVRLHTSHGELEADRFVIATGAWSTRLGRVLECRIPIEPGKGYSVTMSRPDPCPRYPMLLPEHKVGVSPFDGGYRLGSMMEFCGYDESIPENRIAQLRSSAEPYLRSPSTNETQQTWYGWRPMTWDSLPIIGRTPRLENAFLATGHNMLGLSMATATGKLVAELVTHVSPHIDPLPYSPARFV; translated from the coding sequence ATGATTTCGGCATCGCGTCCTGAACATGTGCTGATTGTTGGCTCTGGCATCGTAGGTATCGCCTGTGCGCATTACCTCAGCAAACAGGGCTTGAAGGTGACGGTGATCGATCGTTCGACCATCGCCGGCGCGTGTTCCCATGGCAATTGCGGCTACATCTGCCCTAGCCACGTTCTTCCCTTGACTGAGCCCGAAGCCCTCGGCACGGCGTTCAAGTCGCTGTTTCAGCCGAACGCTCCGTTCCGAGTCAAACCTCGCTTCAGCCCTGCGATGTGGAACTGGATGTGGCAGTTCGCTCGGCGCTGCAATCATCGTCAGATGCTGACCGCTGGCGTGGCCTTGAAAGCGATCCTGGACTCCGCCATGAGCGAGTATCGCGAATTGCTCAAGAGCGAGCCAATCGAGTGCGAATGGAAAGAGACCGGACTGCTTTACGTCCTGCAAACGGCCAAGGGGATGCGCGCATTCGCCGAAACTGACCGGATGCTGACCGATCACTTCGGAGTCTCGGCGCGGCGGATTGATGGCAGTGAACTTGCCAACTTCGAGCCCGCCCTGAAAGATAATCTTGCCGGAGCGTTTCATTATGAAGGAGACGCTTCGGTTCGACCTGACTTGCTCAATTCGCAGTGGGCGGAACTCTTGAAACAGCGCGGCGTGACGTTCCTCGAAAACTGCGAACTGAAGCATATCGAGAAAGCAGGCGGGCGAATCGTTCGCCTCCATACATCACACGGCGAGCTCGAGGCGGATCGTTTTGTGATTGCGACCGGTGCCTGGAGCACGCGGCTTGGCAGAGTCTTAGAGTGCCGGATTCCGATCGAGCCTGGCAAGGGCTATTCGGTCACGATGTCACGTCCCGATCCTTGCCCACGTTATCCGATGCTTCTACCAGAGCACAAGGTAGGCGTCTCGCCGTTCGACGGGGGCTATCGCCTTGGATCGATGATGGAGTTTTGTGGATATGACGAATCGATTCCGGAAAACCGGATCGCGCAGCTTCGTTCGTCCGCCGAGCCCTACTTGCGATCCCCTTCCACGAACGAAACCCAGCAAACCTGGTATGGCTGGCGACCGATGACCTGGGACAGCCTGCCGATCATCGGCCGCACACCGCGTCTCGAGAATGCATTTCTGGCAACCGGGCATAACATGCTGGGGCTGAGCATGGCCACGGCGACCGGCAAACTGGTCGCCGAGCTGGTGACGCATGTTTCGCCGCATATCGATCCTCTCCCCTATTCGCCGGCCCGGTTCGTCTAG